The proteins below come from a single Oscillospiraceae bacterium genomic window:
- the cls gene encoding cardiolipin synthase: MKKHNWRLMLRRVLNLVFSRLVVTAVLLVLQVVWLFALFYRLADYARWFNAAGLTLSIIMCLALIRQDSTVPEFKISWMILFAVMPVQGGLLYLLWGNKRPALGLRRRQERAEQAMADTRREDPAAAARLRAADPRAALTARYLHDYAPAPLCGGTAVRYYPDGQTMLADMLPALQSAERSIFVESFIIGMGEMWGQIHEILRRKAAAGLDVRVIYDDAGCLSLLPHNYAELLRAEGIRAFSFNRCVPVLNLVMNNRDHRKIMVIDGKIGFTGGVNLADEYINRLVRFGYWKDSGVRLEGPGAGALANIFLTFWKAQYPEEDVDIDRDLPAAAPVPTDCLVQPFADSPVDREAVAKNVYLELINQAQRRLQICTPYLILDNDLLACLRLAAKRGVDVRIYTPGVPDKPTIYQLTRSYFPHLLRAGVRIFSYTPGFLHAKTWLVDDRIAAVGTVNLDYRSLYLHFENSVLIYGGAVLDDVRRDLAEIEKESAEVKLADCRTGFFGTMYSAVLRLVAPLC, from the coding sequence ATGAAAAAACATAACTGGCGGCTGATGCTGCGCCGGGTGCTGAACCTTGTGTTCAGCCGTCTGGTCGTGACGGCCGTGCTGCTTGTGCTGCAGGTGGTGTGGCTGTTTGCGCTGTTTTACCGTCTGGCGGACTATGCCCGGTGGTTCAACGCCGCCGGCCTGACGCTGAGCATCATCATGTGTCTGGCGCTGATCCGGCAGGACTCCACCGTGCCGGAGTTCAAGATCAGCTGGATGATCCTGTTTGCAGTCATGCCGGTGCAGGGCGGCCTTTTGTACCTGCTGTGGGGCAACAAGCGCCCGGCACTTGGCCTGCGCCGCCGGCAGGAGCGGGCCGAGCAGGCCATGGCGGATACCCGGCGCGAAGATCCCGCCGCTGCGGCCCGGCTGCGCGCAGCTGATCCGCGGGCGGCGCTGACAGCGCGCTATCTGCACGATTACGCCCCGGCGCCGCTGTGCGGCGGCACGGCGGTGCGATACTACCCGGACGGCCAGACAATGCTGGCCGACATGCTGCCCGCCCTGCAGAGCGCCGAGCGCAGCATCTTTGTTGAGAGCTTTATCATCGGCATGGGCGAGATGTGGGGCCAGATCCATGAGATCCTGCGCCGCAAAGCTGCTGCCGGGCTGGATGTGCGGGTCATCTACGATGATGCGGGCTGCCTGAGCCTGCTGCCCCACAACTATGCCGAGCTGCTGCGGGCGGAGGGCATCCGGGCGTTCAGCTTCAACCGCTGCGTGCCGGTGCTGAACCTTGTCATGAACAACCGCGACCACCGCAAAATCATGGTCATTGACGGAAAAATCGGCTTTACCGGCGGCGTGAATCTGGCCGATGAATACATCAACCGGCTGGTGCGGTTCGGCTATTGGAAGGACAGCGGCGTCCGGCTGGAGGGGCCGGGCGCAGGGGCGCTGGCCAACATTTTCCTGACCTTCTGGAAGGCACAGTACCCCGAGGAGGATGTTGACATCGACCGCGACCTGCCCGCTGCCGCGCCGGTGCCGACCGATTGTCTGGTACAGCCCTTTGCCGACAGCCCCGTGGACCGGGAGGCCGTGGCGAAGAATGTTTATCTGGAGCTGATCAATCAGGCGCAGCGGCGGCTGCAGATCTGCACGCCCTACCTGATACTGGACAACGACCTGCTGGCCTGCCTGCGGCTGGCGGCCAAGCGCGGCGTGGATGTGCGCATTTACACGCCCGGCGTGCCTGACAAGCCGACGATCTACCAGCTGACCCGGAGCTACTTCCCGCATCTTCTGCGCGCGGGGGTCAGGATCTTCAGCTACACACCGGGCTTTCTGCACGCCAAGACATGGCTGGTAGACGACCGCATTGCGGCGGTGGGCACGGTAAATCTGGATTACCGCAGCCTTTATCTGCATTTTGAGAACAGCGTGCTGATTTACGGCGGCGCGGTGCTGGACGATGTGCGGCGCGATCTGGCGGAGATCGAAAAGGAGAGCGCCGAGGTGAAGCTGGCGGACTGCCGCACAGGGTTCTTCGGCACGATGTACAGTGCGGTGCTGAGATTGGTAGCACCGCTGTGCTGA
- a CDS encoding transketolase encodes MTKLETLQLKLTATRVRMGVIEATHGAGCGHPGGSLSAADAFTYLYFREMRIDPEQPQDPNRDRFVLSKGHCAPGLYATLAERGFFPVADLPTLRHSNSYLQGHPNMNTVPGVDMSTGSLGQGVSAACGMALGAKKSGSDINVYTLLGDGEIEEGECWEAFMFANHYKLDNLCIMIDVNGLQIDGATRDVMNSEPLDRKMDAFGFNTIVCNGNSFADLEQAFKMFDLSHGSGKPTCFLLRTTKGLGVSFMENSVGWHGKAPNDDEYAQAMSELRAAHASLEKEIEFNNG; translated from the coding sequence ATGACAAAACTGGAAACGCTGCAGTTGAAATTGACTGCGACCCGCGTGCGCATGGGTGTGATCGAAGCCACCCACGGTGCCGGGTGCGGTCATCCGGGCGGCAGCCTGTCCGCAGCGGATGCCTTTACTTACCTGTATTTCCGCGAGATGCGCATTGATCCCGAGCAGCCGCAGGACCCCAACCGCGACCGCTTTGTCCTGAGCAAGGGCCACTGCGCGCCCGGCCTGTATGCCACGCTGGCGGAGCGCGGTTTCTTCCCGGTCGCTGACCTGCCCACCCTGCGCCACTCCAACAGCTACCTGCAGGGGCACCCCAACATGAACACCGTGCCCGGTGTCGATATGAGCACCGGCAGCCTTGGTCAGGGCGTTTCTGCCGCCTGCGGCATGGCGCTGGGTGCCAAGAAGTCCGGCAGCGACATCAATGTCTACACCCTGCTGGGCGATGGCGAGATCGAGGAGGGCGAATGCTGGGAGGCCTTCATGTTCGCCAACCACTACAAGCTGGATAATCTGTGCATCATGATCGATGTCAACGGCCTGCAGATCGACGGCGCCACCCGCGATGTCATGAACTCTGAGCCGCTGGACCGCAAGATGGATGCCTTCGGCTTCAACACCATCGTCTGCAACGGCAACTCCTTCGCCGATCTGGAGCAGGCCTTCAAGATGTTTGACCTGTCCCACGGCAGCGGCAAGCCCACCTGCTTCCTGCTGCGCACCACCAAGGGTCTGGGTGTCAGCTTCATGGAAAATTCCGTCGGCTGGCACGGCAAGGCCCCCAATGACGACGAGTACGCCCAGGCCATGTCTGAGCTGCGCGCCGCCCACGCATCGCTGGAAAAGGAGATCGAGTTCAACAATGGCTGA
- a CDS encoding transketolase family protein — protein sequence MAEIKKIATRVSYGNTLVELAQQGADNLVVFDADLAAATKTDIFKKAYPDRHFDCGIAEQNMVGVAAGMSTMGYVPFVSSFAMFAAGRAFEQIRNSIGYPHLNVKIGATHAGLSVGEDGASHQCCEDIALMRSIPGMVVLSPADDVEARAAVIAAYNYQGPVYLRFSRLATPVFHDPETYEFQIGKGEKLTDGYDIAVIATGLMTNEALRAAVLAKRQGLNVRVINMPTIKPIDEEIILTAARECGRIITVEEHSVIGGLGEAVCAVVSEKLPCLVHRIGVQDQFGHSGPANEVLRDYGLTAENIVSAIREIVRPDAK from the coding sequence ATGGCTGAGATTAAAAAAATTGCTACCCGTGTCAGCTACGGCAACACGCTGGTAGAGCTGGCCCAGCAGGGCGCTGACAATCTGGTGGTCTTTGACGCCGATCTGGCCGCCGCCACCAAGACCGATATCTTCAAGAAGGCCTACCCGGACCGCCACTTTGACTGCGGCATTGCCGAGCAGAACATGGTCGGCGTTGCCGCCGGCATGAGCACGATGGGCTATGTTCCCTTTGTGTCCAGCTTTGCGATGTTTGCTGCGGGCCGCGCCTTTGAGCAGATCCGCAACTCCATCGGCTACCCCCACCTGAATGTCAAGATCGGCGCCACCCACGCCGGCCTTTCTGTCGGTGAGGACGGTGCCTCCCACCAGTGCTGCGAGGATATCGCCCTGATGCGCTCCATCCCCGGTATGGTGGTGCTGAGCCCCGCTGACGATGTCGAGGCCCGCGCCGCCGTCATCGCCGCCTACAACTATCAGGGCCCCGTCTATCTGCGCTTCTCCCGTCTGGCCACCCCTGTTTTCCACGATCCGGAAACCTATGAGTTCCAGATCGGCAAGGGCGAAAAGCTGACCGATGGTTACGACATTGCTGTCATCGCCACCGGCCTGATGACCAACGAGGCGCTGCGCGCCGCCGTGCTGGCCAAGCGTCAGGGTCTGAATGTCCGCGTCATCAACATGCCGACCATCAAGCCCATTGACGAGGAGATCATCCTGACGGCTGCCCGCGAGTGCGGCCGCATCATCACGGTCGAGGAGCACAGCGTCATCGGCGGTCTGGGTGAGGCTGTCTGCGCAGTTGTCAGCGAGAAGCTGCCCTGCCTCGTGCATCGCATCGGCGTGCAGGATCAGTTCGGCCACTCCGGCCCCGCCAATGAGGTCCTGCGCGATTACGGCCTGACTGCCGAGAACATCGTCAGCGCCATCCGCGAGATCGTCCGCCCGGACGCGAAATAA
- a CDS encoding HAD family hydrolase has protein sequence MLICVDLDGTLLDTVPANAASYRAALEEMGFTVTDEYYAASCNGGHYTRFLRPLMGGDPCDADVERVHDRKKELYSDFLDMVRPNTALMEILRTMQAAGHDLACVTTGSKQNATEVLEHFGVRKLFGLIVTGEDVEKQKPDPEGYCKAMAYFHVTPAETMIFEDSGIGLEAAKASGATVFRVEQF, from the coding sequence ATGCTGATCTGTGTGGATCTGGACGGGACCCTGCTGGACACGGTGCCGGCCAATGCGGCGTCCTACCGCGCGGCGCTGGAGGAAATGGGCTTTACCGTGACCGATGAATACTATGCGGCGTCCTGCAACGGCGGGCATTACACCCGCTTTCTGCGCCCGCTGATGGGCGGCGACCCCTGTGACGCCGATGTGGAGCGGGTGCATGACCGCAAGAAGGAGCTGTACAGTGACTTTTTGGACATGGTGCGGCCTAACACGGCGTTGATGGAGATACTGCGCACGATGCAGGCGGCCGGGCATGATCTGGCCTGTGTGACGACCGGCAGCAAGCAAAACGCCACCGAGGTGTTGGAGCATTTTGGTGTGCGGAAACTGTTTGGGCTGATTGTGACCGGCGAGGATGTGGAAAAGCAGAAGCCCGACCCGGAAGGGTATTGCAAGGCGATGGCGTATTTCCATGTGACACCTGCCGAGACGATGATTTTTGAGGATTCGGGCATTGGGCTGGAAGCAGCCAAGGCCAGCGGAGCGACCGTATTTAGGGTGGAGCAATTTTAA